CATGTCTGCTACCAGGAACTCGGCGTCGCTACCGCTTCTCTCGGCAAGCTCTCTCGCCTTTTTTATCATATTAGAACTGTTATCAATCCCCTTTACTACAGCTCCACGCTTGTCAAGTTCCATGGCATGACGGCCGGTTCCACAAGCAAGATCCAGTATACGTTTCCCGTCGACATTTCTCGCCACATCCACTATAAAAGGAATCTCTCTACGAAGCCGTTCTTCCCAATCGATACTGTAGTCATAGGCAAGTGCAATATTATCAAATTCTCCGCCAAGCATCATCAAGTCTCCCATTGTCTGTCAAGAGCAAAATCCATTGGGCGCTTCGTCCCTACTCCCTTTTCGATATTAGGTTTTTCTCCGAATGCGATTTCGGAAACCAAACATTGAATTTGGCCCCTTGGGTAGATTGTCCTTCAATACGATTTTCAACTGTTATCCGTCCATCGTACTTATCCAAAATCATCTTCGCAAGATGTAAACCAAGTCCGCCATATCTACGAGACAAATCAAAAAGAGCTTCCTTTCTCTCGTCCTCAATTCCGACACCGTTGTCCGCAATGGATACCACGTAACCCCCATTGAATTCATCGAGTTTTACCCATACTTTCTTCTCTTTACATGGATTGTGTTCTACGGTATTCTCAAGAAGAATTTGGAAAAGATCGACAATGTTCATATCCGCTCTTACAAATGCTGCTGAAACACAGATTTCCGATTTTACTTCAACCTCAGGATATTCGCTTTTGAAAACATCCAATGAGATGCTCAAAATTTTGTTAAGCTCAAACGGTTTCAACTTCCCTTCATTAACCGAATCTAGTTTCTTAGCATCCCGGATGAGACTGCTGCTCTCCTGCAAGGTTTTTGTTGCGCTCTCAAGCACACCGAGGACCTCTTGATTTGTAGCCTCTTCTTCTGCAAATTCGAGTGCTAGAAGGATAGCTTGGAGATCATTTGCAACATCATGGCCAAGAATATCTAAATATAGCATTGCATGGTTTCTTTGAACTTGAAGACGCTCCTGTGAACGAGCCAGGTTGGTGATTATATTCTCAAGATGAGATGATAGTTTCCACGAAAGAACTGCAAGAATGTGAAATGTAACTATAGCTGGTACATTAGGCAGAACATAACCGGCAATCTGTGACAGTATTGAAATAACTACCGAACTTGCTGAAGCGACCAGAACCGCACTCAAAGGGCGAATCAGAAAAGCCGACATGACAATTGGGATTGCAAAAATGAGTAGCGATCTTCCGTGAGAGACGTGATAGGGAGGCTCAGTTACAATAAGTATCACAAAAATGAAGAGTATCATAACAATAGTGATCAGCTGGGATTCAATTCTGTGAAGCAAACGCTCGACGGATAGTGAGAGAATGAAGACCGCTGAAGAAGATAGAAATAGAAGTTGAACATCGCTCCAGCCAGAGACCCAGCTGGTGGGAACAGAGATTAAAGAAACAACCGAGACAGCAAGAGAGCCCAGAGCCATCACTCGTAACATCTGACGCGTCATGTGACCTTGAAGCTCTTCTATACTTGGATGTCGAGCAAATACATCCTCTTTCTCGTTCATTTCGACACTTGAGTACTCATACCGAGTTACTATATGAAGAATATCCGAATGTAGTCCGAATGATAAATTGCTACAGGAACTTGTGCTCATTATCCAAAAGACAACGCAAGTTCTCCTGTTTCGTAAATCTTCATATGATGCAGTAACAGAAGATTAATATATATCGAATCATCCCGATAATTCGATAATTGTAGACCAGACTGGATTACTAGAGGGAAAAGCCATGGAACTTGATGTACCTGGAACCGAGCAAGAACTAACAGTGTTTGAGAAGTATTTGCCTCTTTGGGTGGCAATTTGCATGATTTCTGGAATAATCCTCTCGCAACTACTTCCGGGAATCAGTTCTGCTATTGATGCATGGCAAATACATGGTATCTCAGTACCAATAGGAATTTGTTTGTTTCTTATGATGTATCCTGCGATGCTAAATTTCGAAGTCTCAGAACTGAAAAAACTAGGAAAAGATCCACAACCAATCATATTTACACTAATCTCCAACTGGATTGTAGCTCCTTTAGTGGGATTTGGACTGGCAACACTCTTTCTGCCTGGACAGGAACAGCTGATAGTGGCGGTAATTCTGTTGACATCCAGCCCTTGTACAGCAATGGTACTGGTATGGGGTTATTTGGCCCGTGGAAATCAAGAACAGAATGTTATCACCACTAGCCTCAATACCGTCACAATCCTTTTCTTTTATGCACCGCTGGTTGCTTTATTCACTGGCCTTTCCAACATAGTAATAGATCGGTGGCTGCTGTTAATCTCAGCACTATTGTTCATTGGTCTTCCTTTGCTATTAGGAGTGGCAAGTAGGAAGTACCTGATTGACTGGAAAGGAAGAGAGTGGTTTGAAAACACTTATCGACCAGTAGTAGGAAACATAGCGCTTATTGCTTTACTAACGACACTGATAGTACTCTTCTCATTGAATGGAGATGTAATGCTTGGATATCCGGATTTGTTAGTTCTGGTTTCGATTCCACTGCTAGCAGGATTCGCCATTGTTCTTGGATACAATTTGCTGCTAACGCGGATTGCTGGTCTTGCATATGAGCAAGGAGTTATTACGGTCATCATCGGGTCTTCAAGTCATTTTGAAATTGCGATTGCGACAGCTGTATCAATGTACGGTGTAGGTTCAATTGCAGCTCTGGGAACCACGATGGGGCTTTTCTGGGAAGTGCCCGTAATGCTTGGGCTTGTATACTTAGCCAAGTATCTCCAGTCGAGAGGGTTCTGGAGGGGGTCTTCAGAAACAACAAAAAGGGATGTTGCCGAATAAAAAGACAGAGTGAATGTCTTGGTTTCCGATGATAAGCTCCTGAAATGGCAGGTGGAATTCCACAAGGCCTTGAGTAATCCAATCAGATTACAGATTGTAGAAGATTTACTTGAGGGTGAAGAATGTCAATGTGAAATGTTTCCTCGTATAGGTTTGACACAGTCAACGGTATCTGCATATTTATCACAGCTCGTGGATGCAGGAATACTAGAATCAAGGAGAGAAGGCAGAAGGAAATTATATTCAATCGCGAGTAATGACATGGCAGATTTGATTCGAAAGATCAGAGAATTAGTAAAATCGGCCAAACAGTGAGGAATAGCGTCTGAACTCACAGGATTTCTTAGAAGAGCCTCTCTTGAGTTCGGACTCGCTGTGTTATTTGTCCATTTCTTCGCCTTACCCAATAGCCTCCAGCCGTGACCAGCACCACACCACAAACACTACCTGCAATGCGCAAATCCAAACATCTCCAGTTAATCCATTAGCCCATATTCACAACATAGAAGAAAGGATTCTTGTGTCAGTCTGAACAATTCATTAAAAAGTCCAACAGGGACTATTCTTGACTTCACGTATCTTACCTTGTGTTGCTAAGATACTCGATTTTTGCCATTTCGGCTATATCTTCTCTTGTTTTTACCTTGCTCTCACTCAAACTCCGAAGGTCAATATTCAATCGGTCCGAGTTTCGCGTTACCCAAAGCTCATACGCATCACGAGCCAGAATACTGGCCGCAGCTACGGCAATTATTCCTTCAGCACCATGTTTCTGAACCAGACTAATATCACTCAAATTCATAACTTGATTAATTCGATTTCTGGTTTTGACACGAGCAAATTCATCTACAACAATTTGAATATCTGAACGAGCAAGATCCTGTTTAACAGAATCATAAACTTCCGAGATAACCTTTGAATGGGCCCATGCTAGGATATCATTGAGATTCTTGTTTTCCGCCTTGAAATCGGCAAACATCTTGTTGAATTTGTGAGGTGAGATTACGAGAACATGTTTAGCTTCACAGTGTCCGACGATATCCTGAGCTTTCTGAGCAATTCTGTGCCGGGGAAGACCTTTGCTGTCCATTATTCCCAGAGCCCTGAGATGCTTGGATTGCTGAGGTGTAAGCGCGACCGCGGCAACAGTGAGAGGCCCCAGCCACTCACCTTTTCCGGCCTCGTCGGACCCGATGGTTATCGCAAATCTTTCATCTTCAAAATGCATTTTTTGTATCGTTCGGTAAATCAATGCGGCACACTCAGGAGTATTCGAAACCACTTTACCGGTCCTGTAACCTACAATGATACCGCCCGAATATGCCAACCTAAACTCCTCATGCCTGCTTTGCGCATCGAGTTGTGAGACAGGCTCGTCTTTCAAAATCAGATCACGCATCTCCATGAGCTTGTTGGGTGGGACTACAACAGTCGAGGCTTCCAGCTGAGACTACCTCCCTTAGCAACCATCGGTTTCTGCATATTTAGATGTGCTCATAAGAGAATCAAAGGTGATGGAATATGTAGAAAACTCATTCAAAATCGAATCTTGTCACGCGGAGCCAGAGTTTCAATGAAGTACACAGAAGGATCCCATGAATGGCCTATGCAGCGCGAACATCGGCGAATTGAAAACACTGAAGATATCAAGGAGATTCTCAAGTTATCAAAAATTGGACATCTCGGTCTTACTATGGACGGAAAACCCTATGTTGTACCCGTCAACTTTGTCTTCCGAGGGGGCGATATTCTGATAACATGTTTCTTACAGTTGAATGAGTGAACCCAACTGCGGAAACTTCTGTGTTCCACCCTTCCCCTGCCCGGCGTCACCGCCATACCGGGGCGCTACCCCCGGCCAAGCAAGGGTTTTGACCGCCATCATCAGGACACGGTCCCTCCTGCGGTCTCGGCTTCTGTCTCCTGCCCGCATCCAGGTACATCACACCCGGGGGCAGTGAGGTTTTCCACAGCTTTTGCCACGGCGGAGTTATTATCGCTCAGTTCAGATTCGTCACCGAAGCTGGACAGGTCCAGTTGGACAAAGCGAACAGCCGCGGACTCTCCGGAACCTGATGAAGTCCCTTGTTTGGAGAGTGAGGACTTCTGCTTAGAAGAACCAGTCTTCCTCACAGCCTTCGGGGCTGAGCTCTTCTCCCGAGGGGGAGTGGCCCACCGCCCTAGTCCTACCGGTATTCAGTTTCGCACTGGACCTAATAAAGTCCGATTGGATGCTAGGCACTCTTATGGGAAATCTTACAAATGTTTTACACTTTTGCGCTTTGATCTTTTAGAATTCTATAAGATTTTGATTTCTCCTGATTCATAGTTCGCTTAAAGGAAAGAAAATCGATTTCATAAAAAGAAATCCTTCTGTGTCCTTCAATGCATATCTTGCTGAGGACGGAGGATTCCCAGTAGATCCCACTACCGGAAAGAGGGTTGTCAAGTGGAAGAGCGTGATTTGTAGGTGCAAAGCTGTTTTTGTTGAGGATGAAGAGGCTAAACTGGAAGCGCTCAGAGCGCATTTGAGAAAATATGAACCTGAGAGAAAGCCAGAGCTGAGATGCAAGCGGGAGGTAGCAATCATCAAGCTTGAGATAGTTGAGATGTCAGGAAAACAGCGCCCACCCTAACGAGCTATAGGGTAACTCTTGTAACATCTCCAATGGTTATGGGCTTGTGGGAGTCAGGTCCAGTTTCTACAATCAACGCTCCATCCTCACGGATATCAATAGCTGTCCCTTCTATCCGTTCGTTCCCAGTGTCCACAACTACAGGGTATCCAAGGATATTGTTGATCCATTTCCACTCCTCAATTGTATCATTGTAAGACTGATTTTCTTTTACAATGCCAATTCGTTTGTCAACTGAGAGAAGAATACTCCGCAGCAATTCTTCCCTCGAAACTTCTCTCCCGGTTACCTCAATAAGGCTGGTTGCAGGATACCTGAATCTGGCTGAGAACGAACTAATGGGGGTGTTGAGATTAATGCCAACTCCAATTACAACCTTTCTTGTTACATTATCTCTTGAGACAGCCTCACAAAGGATTCCACCGGCCTTTTTCCCGTCAATTATAATATCGTTGGGCCATTTTATGCTGGGATCGATTCCAGTAACTTGACGAATAGCTTCGGTAACACCACAAGCCACAAGCATCCCCAGAATAGGGGCGGGTGTTCCTTCGAGCGGAGATTCAAGGAAGAGCGAGAAATACAGCCCGCCAGGAGGTGAAACCCAGGTTCTATTCATTCGGCCTTTTCCAGCCATCTGTTCATCTGCAATAACTAGAAGACCGGGACGCCCATCATCAAGTGCTGCTTTCTTTGTGGTTTCATTTGTTGAATCTAATTTTGAGAAATGGCGAATCCTCGGTTTGATGTGTTTTGTTCGTAGGCCATCCATTATGAGACGGGGTTCGAACATATTTCTCATAACCGTTAAAACATATTCTCAAATAGCATTTTCTAAAAAATGGAACGCATTTCACAGCAATAATCTATATTTGCATGTACTAGCACCAGTATGACGTGGGTGTCAAATGACCAGCCTAGCGGGTGCCGTCATCTTATCAGATGAGAAAAGAACTGTTCTGTTTAAGAACAGGGATTTGTTGAACACAAACCATGCAGACGAACTCTTCTACGATGTGGACTGCTTTGGAATTCGAGGAATCGATAGGGCAACAGGAGAAAAATCAGGATTAACTGTGGGAGTAAATCGATACGGATTGGCAGTGGCAAGCACGCACGTTCACAGAACTGTGGACCCAAATTACGATTTACTAGCTGAACAAATCACTATGTTCGCCAAGGACGCGGAAGACGGTTTGAAGATGACCAGAAGGCATTTGAATGGAGGGCGAAAGTACCAGTGGGGCAATCTCATTCTGGCTGACCATGATAGCGTACTTGTTATAGAAATAGCCGGTAGCGATCATTCCATTGAGCGATCTGAAAGAAAGGTCCTTAGAACAAGTCACCACATTATGCTAGACACTGAGGAAACACTTAGACAATCATTGGCAAAAAATGGAAAGTACGAATACGAACACTCGGTAAACCGGCTCTACAGAGGGTATGAGCTTGTCAAAGGAATGACCGACGTAAACGGCGTATTTAGTATGCTAAAGGACCACGGAGAGAATCCCAGTATCGAAAGCATTTGTGCTCATAATATGAAAGGAGAAGGTCCAGACACAAGAAGAAGTTATGTCATAGAAGTTGATCACGCCCGAGATGCTAAGCGACCCAGTATTCTATTTCATGTAGCGAAAGGGAGGCCATGTGAAGAGCAATTCATCTCAATTCCATTAGTGTTTCCTGCAGACGAACAGGTTATGGAACGAGCTCGATCAATGTATTTCAAGTGAGTATTCAACAATCAAACTCTTTGAAGCGAAAAGATAAATCTAATCGTTAATTGGTAGTAGTTCGTTCAACTATTGATAGTGGATTAATAATACTTTCAGAAAGTGCTGAACAATAGGGTGAATAGACGAATAACATTCTTAATCTATCCATGTTCTATTGTTTTTGTTCGCCAAATTCGATTCTCACTTCCCCCAGAAAAGGCGTGGATATATGATGGATACTGAGCAGTTGTATAGCAATATCCTTGAAGGTTCAATTAGTCTGATTCACAGCATAAAGCCTAGTGGATCTTTTGAATTTGTTAATCAGGCATGGAAGAATACTCTGGGATATACAGAGGAAGAAACAGATGAAATGACTATTGACAGGATAATCTTCCCTGAAGTGACAGATAAGCACAAACAAATGTTAGATTCGGTTTTCAATGGCGAGAAAGTAACGGATTTCAATTCTATCTTCGTCTCAAAGAATGGTGAGCGTGTTTTTGTAGAAGGGAATATACTCCCGAGAGTTGAAGAATCTGAGGTCGTGGCTGCACAGTGCTATTATAGAGATATCACCAAGGAAAGAAAAGCGCTAAGAAGAATAGACGAGGAGAGGAAACAATCAGAATTCCTGCTGGATTTAATGTTACATGATATCACCAATATCAACCAAGAGGTCATATCGACCTTCGAAATAACCATGCATCATCCAGATTTACCAAGTGACCTCAAGGATATCGTCGAGGAAGGCCTTGAAGAAGTGGAAAGAGCGTCAAACCTCATATCAAATGTCCGAAAAATATCAATCATTCAAGAAAAAAGCCATTCTACGGAGAGAAGAGATCTAGGCAAAGCAATTCTTGATGCTGCTACTGAAGTGGATTCTACTTTTCCCACCAAGAAGATGAAACTGAATACAAACGTCAAAGAGAATGAATACTTCATCATGGCGGATGAATTCCTTGATGATGTGTTCTTTGCGCTCCTGCATAATTCAATGAAATTCGATGAGAAAGAAGAAGTCGAAATAGATGTAAAACTGGAGGAAATATCTCATACCCCGTTCTTGCGTATCGATATTAAAGATCGGGGACCTGGTATCCCAGAAAAAGATAAGGAACAAATCTTTGCGAAAGTGAGAGGGAAAAGAGAGGGTATTCTAGGGTTGGGGCTGGGACTCACTCTAGTGAAGAAAGTTCTAGAAAATTACGGAGGGCAAATTCGAGTGGAGGACCGGGTGCAGGGCGATTACACAAAGGGAGCAAATTTTGTGATTCTACTTCGTCGTGAATATAACAAAGATTCAGATAGAGGGGACCATTGAAATGGTAAGCGTATTAATTGTCGATGATGACAAGTTCATCCATAAAGTGCTTGAGCGAATAATAGAGCTTGGTGGACACGAAGTCATTGGTCATGCCAACAATGGAGCAGAAGCTGTTGAGCAATTTGTTGCATTGGAAGAGAAACCAGACATAATCCTGATGGACGAACGCATGCCAGTGATGAAAGGTGCGACTGCAACGATAGAAATCCTTGAGATGGATAGCAACACCAAAGTGCTATTTGTAAGCGCCGATGAATCGGTGAAACCCAAAGCCATGGAAGCTGGTGCTGTAGGATTTCTCACCAA
This DNA window, taken from Candidatus Thorarchaeota archaeon, encodes the following:
- a CDS encoding HAMP domain-containing histidine kinase, whose amino-acid sequence is MNEKEDVFARHPSIEELQGHMTRQMLRVMALGSLAVSVVSLISVPTSWVSGWSDVQLLFLSSSAVFILSLSVERLLHRIESQLITIVMILFIFVILIVTEPPYHVSHGRSLLIFAIPIVMSAFLIRPLSAVLVASASSVVISILSQIAGYVLPNVPAIVTFHILAVLSWKLSSHLENIITNLARSQERLQVQRNHAMLYLDILGHDVANDLQAILLALEFAEEEATNQEVLGVLESATKTLQESSSLIRDAKKLDSVNEGKLKPFELNKILSISLDVFKSEYPEVEVKSEICVSAAFVRADMNIVDLFQILLENTVEHNPCKEKKVWVKLDEFNGGYVVSIADNGVGIEDERKEALFDLSRRYGGLGLHLAKMILDKYDGRITVENRIEGQSTQGAKFNVWFPKSHSEKNLISKRE
- the arsB gene encoding ACR3 family arsenite efflux transporter encodes the protein MELDVPGTEQELTVFEKYLPLWVAICMISGIILSQLLPGISSAIDAWQIHGISVPIGICLFLMMYPAMLNFEVSELKKLGKDPQPIIFTLISNWIVAPLVGFGLATLFLPGQEQLIVAVILLTSSPCTAMVLVWGYLARGNQEQNVITTSLNTVTILFFYAPLVALFTGLSNIVIDRWLLLISALLFIGLPLLLGVASRKYLIDWKGREWFENTYRPVVGNIALIALLTTLIVLFSLNGDVMLGYPDLLVLVSIPLLAGFAIVLGYNLLLTRIAGLAYEQGVITVIIGSSSHFEIAIATAVSMYGVGSIAALGTTMGLFWEVPVMLGLVYLAKYLQSRGFWRGSSETTKRDVAE
- a CDS encoding winged helix-turn-helix transcriptional regulator; the protein is MVSDDKLLKWQVEFHKALSNPIRLQIVEDLLEGEECQCEMFPRIGLTQSTVSAYLSQLVDAGILESRREGRRKLYSIASNDMADLIRKIRELVKSAKQ
- a CDS encoding pyridoxamine 5'-phosphate oxidase family protein, which codes for MKYTEGSHEWPMQREHRRIENTEDIKEILKLSKIGHLGLTMDGKPYVVPVNFVFRGGDILITCFLQLNE
- a CDS encoding pyridoxamine 5'-phosphate oxidase family protein, translating into MIHSSLKGKKIDFIKRNPSVSFNAYLAEDGGFPVDPTTGKRVVKWKSVICRCKAVFVEDEEAKLEALRAHLRKYEPERKPELRCKREVAIIKLEIVEMSGKQRPP
- a CDS encoding biotin--[acetyl-CoA-carboxylase] ligase; translated protein: MFEPRLIMDGLRTKHIKPRIRHFSKLDSTNETTKKAALDDGRPGLLVIADEQMAGKGRMNRTWVSPPGGLYFSLFLESPLEGTPAPILGMLVACGVTEAIRQVTGIDPSIKWPNDIIIDGKKAGGILCEAVSRDNVTRKVVIGVGINLNTPISSFSARFRYPATSLIEVTGREVSREELLRSILLSVDKRIGIVKENQSYNDTIEEWKWINNILGYPVVVDTGNERIEGTAIDIREDGALIVETGPDSHKPITIGDVTRVTL
- a CDS encoding MEKHLA domain-containing protein encodes the protein MMDTEQLYSNILEGSISLIHSIKPSGSFEFVNQAWKNTLGYTEEETDEMTIDRIIFPEVTDKHKQMLDSVFNGEKVTDFNSIFVSKNGERVFVEGNILPRVEESEVVAAQCYYRDITKERKALRRIDEERKQSEFLLDLMLHDITNINQEVISTFEITMHHPDLPSDLKDIVEEGLEEVERASNLISNVRKISIIQEKSHSTERRDLGKAILDAATEVDSTFPTKKMKLNTNVKENEYFIMADEFLDDVFFALLHNSMKFDEKEEVEIDVKLEEISHTPFLRIDIKDRGPGIPEKDKEQIFAKVRGKREGILGLGLGLTLVKKVLENYGGQIRVEDRVQGDYTKGANFVILLRREYNKDSDRGDH
- a CDS encoding response regulator produces the protein MVSVLIVDDDKFIHKVLERIIELGGHEVIGHANNGAEAVEQFVALEEKPDIILMDERMPVMKGATATIEILEMDSNTKVLFVSADESVKPKAMEAGAVGFLTKPIRSAQLFEAIEKHTSG